GTCAAGACATTGAATTTCATTATTCAACTCCTAATTTAACAACGGATAATACGGAGGCTAGTCAATGTTTTGATTGAGCTAGCACCCGTATGTATGGGGGTAACAAATTTACTTAGAAACTAATTTTTAGATCAACGCCCCAAAAGCGTCCTTCGTTTACTACTCCGCCTAGGTTATTGATAGTTAAACCGGCCACTAAGGATGTTTCATCGGTGATATTTCGACCATAAGCCGCCACTTCAAGATCGTAATCATTAACATACCAGTTATAACCTACACGTATGCCACCTTCTAAATAAGGGTCTTGATGCATTTCAACCGCATTAATTAACGAAAATTGTACTTCACTGGCGTAAGACCAATCGGTATAGGCATAAAACTCTCCATCACCCAATTCTGTGCTGTAACGCAACGTAAAGTTACTAATCCACTCTGGCGCGCGTGGCAAAGATAAGCCATCGACACCAATTAACCCATTTGCATCCACTGGGTTACGTACGGTACAAAAATTACAAGTGGCAATAGCGGCGTTTTTATCTTTAATTTCAGTATTGTTATAACTAATACCTAAAGTGGTTAATAAGTTGGCTGTTATTGCGTACTCTGCTTCAACTTCGAAGCCATAACCCACGGTTTTATCTATATTCAATAACTCTTTAGCGGCACCTTCATCAAAAGAAGATTGCGCAGTCATTTGCTGGTCATCCATTTGAAAATAGAAAATACCTAGATTAACGCGTGCTGCACCATCGAGTACATCCGATTTCGTACCAATTTCTATCGAATGAATCGTTTCTGAATCAGCAATGCTTAATTTAGGATCGCTACCACTGATCACGCGCCCTTGAATACTTGGGGCCCTGAAGCCATTAGCAATGCGGCTATAAAAGTTAGTGTCGTTTGAGTATTTATAGGTTGCGCTTAAATCCCAGCTAATGGCTGAGTCTTCGGTGTTGGCGTATAACGGGTCAAAAAAATCACCATCTCTGCCGGTTGCAATAATACGTTGAGCAACATACTCTTTTTTGTCTTTTGAAAAACGCAGACCCGCGGTCACGTTTAGCGCGTCAGTAACATCATAATCACCAGAGACAAATAATGCCCAAGCATCGGTTTGTTGATTCTGTTGTAAATAGCGTTTAACGCTGCCATCTTCATTATAATGAAGAGTATCAATATCAAGATCTTCGCTGAAAAAGAAAGCCCCAACTTGATAATCAAATCGACCTAATTCATTCGATGCCATACGGAATTCTTGCGAAAATTGACTGTGATCTGGAATACCGTCAGCACTTTCTATTGAAAAAGATGGCACTGTGCCCAATTCGCCGGTGTAACCTGAAGGATCGCTAAAACTACTGACTCGGTAACCGCCATCAACGTCAGCATGTGAGAACATTTTTACCGTTTCGTAGCCTGTGACTGAGGTATAACTATAATCATTGGCGACATATTCCAACTTTATACTGCCGCCATTAACTTTAACATTTTGGGTTGAACGCTGAGCAGCATCATGGTAGACAACATTTCGGTCAAAACCATCTTGAAAATCATTGGTTCCCGGTTTAATCGCACTCGCACGGAACACCGTAGGGGTACCGTCTAAATCACGGGTGTGATAATTAAATAATGCAGAGAAGTCCTGATTTGGCTCATATAACACCTGTACTCTTGCGGCTTGATCGTCATAGCCACCTAAAATATCTTGTTCTTCAAAACCAGGTGCTTCGGTGCTGATATAATCATCACGGGTTTGATTTAATAAAGAAACACGTACTGACACAGTGTCGGTTAACCCGCCGCTTAATGCGCCTTGTGTCGATACGGTATTTAACGAACCATAAGAGGCAGAAAAATAGCCTTCAACATCTTGGGTTGGGCGTTTAGAGGTAAATTTAACTAATCCTGCAGGCGTATTACGACCAAATAGTGTGCCTTGAGGACCACGTAATACTTCAACACTTTCAGTATCAAATACTGGGAAGCCTTTTAAGATAGGATTTTCTTGGACGATATCATCATAAATAACAGAAACGGGTTGAGAAGCGTTTAAATCAAAATCTTGATTACCTAAACCACGCATATAAAAGCGCGGAAAAGAGCGACCAAATGAAGATTCAATTTTTAAACTCGGTATACGTGCTGACATAAAACGAATATCTGCACCATTTGCCGTTGCGCTATCTAATAAATCACCTTTCATTACAGAAACGGAAATAGGGACTTCTTGTAAGTTTTGTGAGCGACGCTGGGCGGTAACAATTACCTTTTCGATACCGGCTGTTTTATTAGCGGCATTGTTTTTGTTGGAACGCGTTGACTTTTGTTCCGATGAGGCCGTTTTTATGTTTTCGTCTACATTTTCTTCACCATTCGCTTCAGCAGCGAATGTTAAATTGCTAGTGAGGGATAACATCATTGAGAGTATAATTGGCTTTTTTTTCCACATGGGTATTTAGGCTCCTATCGCCATTTTATGTTGTATAAATTTAACTAATTTGAATTCTGGATAATAAATCTATCCCAGCCGTTTTTTCAACGTTAACTGTGCTGAACTAACTGGCAATAGCTTCGCTATTAACAGATAAATCAGCCTTGTTATCCTTAAAAATCTCTACACCAGAGTTCAGGTTAATTTTTATCTACGCATCAGTTCAGCGTAACCGCCCGGCAAGATTTTCTGCGGGCAGAGTAATATGAAATTGAATTTATTTTCGCAGTCTAGCTATTTCTTGATTGTATGCCGCTGCAGCGGTAATTAACCGCTCTGCTACCAAATACTTTTGATAACATTACATATGCTAGCGGCAAGCTTGCTTGTTAATTACCGAGGGTGCAAACGCTTCATCATTAAACCGTGACAGTTCTAAGTACAGCTAGAAGAAAAACAACGCGTGGTACTGCCTTTTATTAAGTAACTAAGTTGAGATGCTTAGTTTACAATTATTTCATAAATCAGGGAAATGGCCATAGGCTTCATTTATTTGATAGTTTTGCTGACTGACCCAGGTAAAGTAATCTTTATTAGCTAATAAACTGGCAGCATCGTTGTCGATCATCACTATCGCGTTTTTATGCATTTGTAAAATTGACGCCGGGCAACTTGCCGAAAGTGGGCCGTTTACCATGTCATTTACCGCTTGTGCTTTATTTTTACCTGTGGCGATTAATAACACATACTTAGCGTCCATTATGGTAGCAATACCCATGGTCATCGCCATTTTTGGTTGTTGCTCATCGTCTGAAAACATTCTGCTGTTGTCTGATACGGTTTGCTCAGTTAGCGATTTGATCCGGGTGCGAGATGCAAAGCTTGATGAGGGTTCATTAAAGCCAATATGGCCATTGCCGCCAATGCCTAAAAGTTGCAGATCTAAGCCTCCGAGCGCCGCTATTTGCTGCTCAAAATGTTCACCTTGTTTTCTAGGATCTTGTTTGGCGTTACAAGTTGGTAAATGGGTATTGTTTTTATCTATATCTATGTGATTGAACAGTTGGCTGTTCATAAAGTAACGGTAGCTATTACTATTATTTTCATCGATATCGTAATACTCATCTAAATTAAATGTATTTACCTGAGCAAAACTAATATGCTTATTTTTATACATCGATACTAGCTGCTTATATAAATCAATAGGCGTGCTACCTGTAGCTAGGCCTATATTTGCATTGCTTTTTGCTAAAATTAACTTTTGTAGCAACGTTGCTGCATTTTCAGCAACAGCTTTTTTATCATCAAATATAAGTACTTGCATTTTACTTCTCTATTAATTGATTTTTAGCGTAGTGATGCACACCGATTAAATCGGCATCTGCACCCGATACCGGCTGTAACAAGGTTACTTGATAAATTGCCGGTGCTTGTTGAATTTTTTCAGCTACTTTATTAAAAAACAATGCTGACAAACCCACACTGCCTCCAATAACAACCATTTCATTGCCAAATGTGGCTTTCATATTAAATATCAGCTCGGCCACGGCCGATGCGGCATTATCAATAATTTCGGCTACTTCAGGATGCTCAGCGTAGTTTGTAAATACGTCTTTTGCATTGAGTGTTTTACCCAGTGCTTTGCTGGCGTGTTTAGCAATAGCAGTGCCTGAGGCAATTGACTCAACACAGTTTTTTCTGCCGCAGTGGCAGCTGTAGTTATGGTTTGATTGAATATGTACCGTGGTGTGGCCTAGGTGGGCACAAAACCCATCGGCGCAGGTGATTATTTGGTCGTTAAATACAATGCCTGCACCCACTCCTGTTGATACGGTAATGTAAATAAAGTTTTTATATTTTACCTGCTCATTTACCGTGTATTCAGCCCAAGCGGCTGCAGAGGCATCGTTAATTATAGTGACGGGTAGGTTAGTTAGGCTTTCTAACTGTGCTTTTAATGGTAATTTACGACGCACAGATAAAAAATTCACAAATTCTGCGCTAACTTGGCCTGTGCAAGCAATATTAATTGCGCTGGCTTGAGGTACCCACTTTTCAATTACGGTATAAACGTATGCCGCTAAGTCATCAATATTAGTATGTATAATAGAGTCAACTTTTAATGAATTAACGATTTGGTCATTATCAATAAGTGCGCAGGCTATTTTGGTGCCGCCAATATCAATGGCAATATTCATCATTAAATATCACTCTTTGCATTGTTAATACTTTGCACAAACCACCCAGTTATATGCTCAAGGCGGGTAATTGCCGAGCCAACAGTAACGCACAATGCACCGAGTTCAATTGCTTTTGCAGCGCGCTCAGGCGAGTTGTAGCGCCCTTCGGCAATTACTTTTATACCAGCACTGACTAAGTCACTTACTAATTGATAGTCGGGTTCGTTAGGGGTTGTACTTAAATCTAAATAACCAGATAGCGTACTGCCAATAAAGGTACAGCCCGCGTCATGTAAAAACTTGCCGCCAGCAAGGTCAGCGCAGTCGGCCATAGCAATACAGCCGTGTTCGTGGATGGTGTTTAACAGAGTTAGCCTATCTACTGGGCGAGGTCTATCTGTGCCATCAAACGCGATAATAGTTGCGCCGGCTTCGGCCAGGCCAATAACGTCTTCAACAAAAGGGGTTATGCGCACCTCAGTATCAGTAAGGTCGCGTTTAACAATGCCTACAATAGGAATATTGCTTACTTTTGCGACCGCACGTACATTTTCAATGCCTTCAATTCTTAGTGCTTTTGCACCCCCAGCTACGGTTGCTAATGCCATAGCAACAATATGCTCAACTTTATCCATAGGACCATCGTCAAGAGGCTGGCATGATGCAATTAAGCTACTTTGCAAATGGTTTACTAAAAAACTCTCTAACTCTATATTTTTATTTGACATATTTTGCTCTTAAATTTGGTTATTGGTTCATTGTATATAAGGTTAATTTTGAAAGATCTTTATTGTGTGCAGGGAATAATAAACTAACTAAGTAGCCAACAATTAAGCAGGTTAAAATACCTATTGTTCCGTAAAGGTAGCCATTAGCCCAGCCATATTTCCATGCTGAAATCATTAAGCTCACCCCTGAGATTATACCTACTATAGCGCCTACAGAGTTAGCACGTTTGGTTAATGCGCCAAGTATAAATATGCCACCTAATGCACCCATAAACATACCAATTACTTTAAAATAAGCTTCCATTAGTGAGCGTATTTCAGGGTCGATAAATATTAATCCAACTAAGGTGCCTAATACGCCAGAAATAAAAGTAAGGATGCGCGCTAAGCTCATATAAGACTTCTCAGATTTGGCTAAATTAAAAGGTCGTACAAAGTCGGTTAATACCGTAGTGGCAATAGAGTTCATGCTGGTTGAAACCGTTGACTGCGCTGCTGCAAAAATACCTGCAATAATGAGTCCGGCTAAACCCATTGGTAGTTCATTTGAGATAAACGTAGGGAAAATTTGATCAATTTGAATGGTTGGATCGAGTTTTTCAGGGTTAAGTTGGTAAAAAGCGTATAAGCCTGTACCAATACAGAAAAACAATAACGCGCCCGGTGCCGCTAATATGGCATTAGCCCAAATAGATTTAACCGCTGAGGCAGGATCTTTGGTTACCATGTATCTTTGCACAACGGCTTGATCTGCAGTGTAGCTCGATAAATTTTGCCCAATACCACCCAGCACAATAACCCAAATAGATAAGCTAGTAATACTCTCAAGGCTAAAGTCGTTATTAACTATGGTAAATTTATCGTCAGCAAAACCAATTTGTATAAAGCTATTAAAGCCATCATCGAGGCCAGCAATAATTACAGCAAAACACACAACAGCGCCAATAAGTAATACTACGGTTTGAATAGTATCAGTCCAAATAACGGCTTCAACACCACCCAGTGTGCAATATAATAAACAAAGCATTCCCATAATAAGCACGCTATCAGAGGCACTAAGAGGGGTTACCGCCGACAAAGCCAACGCGGTTAATGCCATAACAATACCCATACGGCCAATATGAAATAAGGTGAATAAGCCACTGGCAAAAAGTCGTACCGGCATATTAAATCTTTTTGATAAAAACTCATATGCACTGGTTGCATCTAGCTGTCTAAAAAAGGGAATTGCTACATATACAGCAATAGGCGCTACTGCAATTATCATCCAAATACCAATAAGCAGTACCCAGTTAGTTTGATAAACAATGGCCGGAAGGGCGATGTAAGTTAACGAGCTTAACATAGTGGCATAAATAGAGCAGGCTGCAGCCCACCAAGGTATTGACTGCCCACCTCTAAAGTAATCGTTGGTGTTTTTATTTTTAAACATAAAATATAAACCAACCATGACCACAGAGAGTAAGTAAATCACTAAAACCAGCATGTTTTGCCAGCCAAAATCGCGGGCTGTATTACTAATTTCACCTTTAATTAAAACGGTATTGTTAGTATTTAACTCTGTTACTACTGCATAAGAGTGTTGCTGAGCCTGAGTTATTTTATGAAAACGATAGTCTGACTTATTGTAATTAGACCACGCTTTAGTGATGGTATTGTATGACAAGGTTTTGCCACCTTGAGTCACTACCATAATATGAGATTGACCCAGAGGAGAGGCAAATACGAGCTTATCAATATCTACCAGCTCAGTGGGGTTACTACTTATTACGGTTAACCATGAATTTGTAGCTTCATCAAACTCGTGTAATAAAAGTTTAGAATTAGAGTTGCTGCTTTGCTCTGCGCCTTGTTGTGAAATAGCGTAAATGCGGTTTTCGTTGCCATCATTTTGCACCACAAGTTCACTGTTAATAATGTTTAGATCTGTAAATAATGCTGCATTGAGTGGTGTCCACTGTTGCTGGTCATTATTTAGGGCTATTTTAAAAAAGTACCACTGCTTATCAAAACCAGTAATGTACACGTTTTGCCCAAATACTTGCGCACTTACTTTACTAAACGAACGAGGTAAATTAGCTAACTGTTTTGAAACAATATTTTGAGATTCATCATGCCATTCTAAAACATTAACACGTGTAGATTTAACCCCATTAACTAAGCCGCCTAGCACAATTGTTTTGTTATTGTGCTGCACTGTAATTGCTTGCGCTCTATTACCATCAATAGGTTTGAAGTTTAATACAGTACTTATTTCATGTGTTGCTAGGTCTAGCTTATTTAATTTGGCAAAGTCGGTACTTGAAATAAACAAAGCGTCATTTGTTAAAAAATAGAAAGAATCTTTATTTATAGGTAGGTGGTTAGCGTTACTTTTAATAACGCTCCAATCAAGCTGTGTTTTAGCAAATGTATTGCATGATGTTAAAAGTAATAAAAAAATTATAATTATTCTCATAGTGCAACTGTATACCTGTTTGTGGTGTATACCTGTTATACCACTTGGCGTGTGGGAAATCTATAAATTTAACATTTGCGACACAAAAAAAGGCTAAGTTTAGCCTTTTTATAATATCTATCGTTTAATTGATTATACTTAAAGTATTAGTCGTAATAATTATCAAAAACATAATCTATATGGGCAGAAAGCTTTGCGTCAGCTCCCTCTACATCACCATTTTTTATACACTCAAAAATAGCAACATGGTCGTTATAACTTTGCTTATTTAATTCCACGGTATTAACGCGCTCGGGGCGAGCATCAATTAACCAGTCCATTAACGCTTGGTGTACAGCTAAAAATATTGGATTACCTGGAATAGAGGCAATCACCCGGTGGAAGTAAATATCTGTTTTTCTAAACTGGGTGTCGCTATTAATAGATTTGCTATTTAACTCAAGCGCTTCACCTAGTTCTTTTATTTGGCTAGGTGTTGCAGATGATGCGGCGTAGCGCACTAAGCTAGATTCAAAAAATCGTCTTAACTGGTCAAAATATTTTAAACCATTAGGCTGGGTAAGAAAATCCTTTGACATACCCGACAACTCAGAAATAATGGTGTCGGCTGAAGGGCGTGTTACCCTAGTTCTTTCACCGCTACTTATTTTAACCAAGCCTTTACGTGCTAGTGCCGCTAAAGCATCCCTGATCGAAGGTCTACCGACGCCAAATGCAGCCATAAGATCTCGCTCAGAAGGCAGTGCATCACCTTCTGAAATTTCACCTTGACGGATCATGCGTTCGAGCTCTTCTTCAACCGTTTCTGACAACTTTTTGCGTTCGACAGGGCGCGTAATTTTTAATGACATTTAAAACCTATTAAATGGTTAGCTATTTGCCTATTGTACCATAAAACAATCAATTGACTAATATTCTCCAAAACTAGCGATATGGCTAGTCTATGGCAGTTTTTATCATAGCCAATGTGTTTTGTATGTATTGTATTCTACTCGCTAGCGGTTGCTGATGTGGCAAAATAGAGATTTTACAGCCTACAAAATCTAATTTAGCACTTTGTTGTAATTGCATACATTTTTTAATTTCATGCTCACTCAACTCTGAATCTTTATTATTTAGCTGATCAAAATCATTCATAATAGGGGGCATATGGCTATCTTTCCAAGCGCCATATAAAGCCGATGTGCTGCTTGCCCCTGAGAATATCAGCCCTGAGAGCAAGTTTTCGTTTATGCAAAGCTGCATATGATGCAGTGGCCCGGTTGCGCTTTGAGCCTCAATGGCTGAGCGTCCCCAGTTAATAGTGATGCCTAATTTATTATTTGCCTGTTTATTAACAGTCGCTATAGCTAAAAGCTCGTCTTCAATGCGCATAAACCCTTTTTCACTGGATTGGTTTTGCATATATGCATCGCAATGTTCAATAATTAATTTAGCGCCATGCCAATCCCAGCTTTGCAGCTCATTAAGTGACTTTACTAATGCACTGACAGAAGAGGAGGTATTAGGCGTAATTGCAGGGGCAGTATGAATTTGTATATGACTTACCACTTGTTTATTAAAGTGGCTATTTAACTTGGCTATTTCCGTATTGGCTTGTTGATAAAAAGCTAATGCATTAAGTCGACCAGCCTCGTTAT
This genomic stretch from Pseudoalteromonas translucida KMM 520 harbors:
- a CDS encoding sodium:solute symporter; this encodes MRIIIIFLLLLTSCNTFAKTQLDWSVIKSNANHLPINKDSFYFLTNDALFISSTDFAKLNKLDLATHEISTVLNFKPIDGNRAQAITVQHNNKTIVLGGLVNGVKSTRVNVLEWHDESQNIVSKQLANLPRSFSKVSAQVFGQNVYITGFDKQWYFFKIALNNDQQQWTPLNAALFTDLNIINSELVVQNDGNENRIYAISQQGAEQSSNSNSKLLLHEFDEATNSWLTVISSNPTELVDIDKLVFASPLGQSHIMVVTQGGKTLSYNTITKAWSNYNKSDYRFHKITQAQQHSYAVVTELNTNNTVLIKGEISNTARDFGWQNMLVLVIYLLSVVMVGLYFMFKNKNTNDYFRGGQSIPWWAAACSIYATMLSSLTYIALPAIVYQTNWVLLIGIWMIIAVAPIAVYVAIPFFRQLDATSAYEFLSKRFNMPVRLFASGLFTLFHIGRMGIVMALTALALSAVTPLSASDSVLIMGMLCLLYCTLGGVEAVIWTDTIQTVVLLIGAVVCFAVIIAGLDDGFNSFIQIGFADDKFTIVNNDFSLESITSLSIWVIVLGGIGQNLSSYTADQAVVQRYMVTKDPASAVKSIWANAILAAPGALLFFCIGTGLYAFYQLNPEKLDPTIQIDQIFPTFISNELPMGLAGLIIAGIFAAAQSTVSTSMNSIATTVLTDFVRPFNLAKSEKSYMSLARILTFISGVLGTLVGLIFIDPEIRSLMEAYFKVIGMFMGALGGIFILGALTKRANSVGAIVGIISGVSLMISAWKYGWANGYLYGTIGILTCLIVGYLVSLLFPAHNKDLSKLTLYTMNQ
- a CDS encoding N-acetylmannosamine-6-phosphate 2-epimerase — translated: MSNKNIELESFLVNHLQSSLIASCQPLDDGPMDKVEHIVAMALATVAGGAKALRIEGIENVRAVAKVSNIPIVGIVKRDLTDTEVRITPFVEDVIGLAEAGATIIAFDGTDRPRPVDRLTLLNTIHEHGCIAMADCADLAGGKFLHDAGCTFIGSTLSGYLDLSTTPNEPDYQLVSDLVSAGIKVIAEGRYNSPERAAKAIELGALCVTVGSAITRLEHITGWFVQSINNAKSDI
- a CDS encoding TonB-dependent receptor, producing MWKKKPIILSMMLSLTSNLTFAAEANGEENVDENIKTASSEQKSTRSNKNNAANKTAGIEKVIVTAQRRSQNLQEVPISVSVMKGDLLDSATANGADIRFMSARIPSLKIESSFGRSFPRFYMRGLGNQDFDLNASQPVSVIYDDIVQENPILKGFPVFDTESVEVLRGPQGTLFGRNTPAGLVKFTSKRPTQDVEGYFSASYGSLNTVSTQGALSGGLTDTVSVRVSLLNQTRDDYISTEAPGFEEQDILGGYDDQAARVQVLYEPNQDFSALFNYHTRDLDGTPTVFRASAIKPGTNDFQDGFDRNVVYHDAAQRSTQNVKVNGGSIKLEYVANDYSYTSVTGYETVKMFSHADVDGGYRVSSFSDPSGYTGELGTVPSFSIESADGIPDHSQFSQEFRMASNELGRFDYQVGAFFFSEDLDIDTLHYNEDGSVKRYLQQNQQTDAWALFVSGDYDVTDALNVTAGLRFSKDKKEYVAQRIIATGRDGDFFDPLYANTEDSAISWDLSATYKYSNDTNFYSRIANGFRAPSIQGRVISGSDPKLSIADSETIHSIEIGTKSDVLDGAARVNLGIFYFQMDDQQMTAQSSFDEGAAKELLNIDKTVGYGFEVEAEYAITANLLTTLGISYNNTEIKDKNAAIATCNFCTVRNPVDANGLIGVDGLSLPRAPEWISNFTLRYSTELGDGEFYAYTDWSYASEVQFSLINAVEMHQDPYLEGGIRVGYNWYVNDYDLEVAAYGRNITDETSLVAGLTINNLGGVVNEGRFWGVDLKISF
- a CDS encoding transcriptional regulator NanR, which codes for MSLKITRPVERKKLSETVEEELERMIRQGEISEGDALPSERDLMAAFGVGRPSIRDALAALARKGLVKISSGERTRVTRPSADTIISELSGMSKDFLTQPNGLKYFDQLRRFFESSLVRYAASSATPSQIKELGEALELNSKSINSDTQFRKTDIYFHRVIASIPGNPIFLAVHQALMDWLIDARPERVNTVELNKQSYNDHVAIFECIKNGDVEGADAKLSAHIDYVFDNYYD
- the nagB gene encoding glucosamine-6-phosphate deaminase is translated as MQVLIFDDKKAVAENAATLLQKLILAKSNANIGLATGSTPIDLYKQLVSMYKNKHISFAQVNTFNLDEYYDIDENNSNSYRYFMNSQLFNHIDIDKNNTHLPTCNAKQDPRKQGEHFEQQIAALGGLDLQLLGIGGNGHIGFNEPSSSFASRTRIKSLTEQTVSDNSRMFSDDEQQPKMAMTMGIATIMDAKYVLLIATGKNKAQAVNDMVNGPLSASCPASILQMHKNAIVMIDNDAASLLANKDYFTWVSQQNYQINEAYGHFPDL
- a CDS encoding DUF4862 family protein encodes the protein MKIIVGAYASVPSDASWDKETEHLFYQQLKNNTLIDGLEVPFTGKLHKYDNDWFYNQLDKNWCYVITCIPGTMGELAKDPHFGIASDNEAGRLNALAFYQQANTEIAKLNSHFNKQVVSHIQIHTAPAITPNTSSSVSALVKSLNELQSWDWHGAKLIIEHCDAYMQNQSSEKGFMRIEDELLAIATVNKQANNKLGITINWGRSAIEAQSATGPLHHMQLCINENLLSGLIFSGASSTSALYGAWKDSHMPPIMNDFDQLNNKDSELSEHEIKKCMQLQQSAKLDFVGCKISILPHQQPLASRIQYIQNTLAMIKTAID
- a CDS encoding ROK family protein, which encodes MMNIAIDIGGTKIACALIDNDQIVNSLKVDSIIHTNIDDLAAYVYTVIEKWVPQASAINIACTGQVSAEFVNFLSVRRKLPLKAQLESLTNLPVTIINDASAAAWAEYTVNEQVKYKNFIYITVSTGVGAGIVFNDQIITCADGFCAHLGHTTVHIQSNHNYSCHCGRKNCVESIASGTAIAKHASKALGKTLNAKDVFTNYAEHPEVAEIIDNAASAVAELIFNMKATFGNEMVVIGGSVGLSALFFNKVAEKIQQAPAIYQVTLLQPVSGADADLIGVHHYAKNQLIEK